A single window of Candidatus Eisenbacteria bacterium DNA harbors:
- a CDS encoding antibiotic biosynthesis monooxygenase family protein gives MSVAIIYRFRAREDKSAELLTLLQQGRDFSLTVDGCEEFDVYQGKDDPHQFVMMESWRSEQAHRAHFEKNARGSGWLERVEGLMTEPFEPPHESGFVRR, from the coding sequence ATGAGTGTCGCGATCATTTATCGCTTTCGAGCGCGCGAGGACAAGTCGGCGGAATTGCTCACTCTGCTGCAGCAGGGTCGAGATTTCAGCTTGACCGTCGACGGATGCGAAGAATTCGACGTCTACCAGGGCAAGGATGATCCGCATCAGTTCGTGATGATGGAGAGCTGGCGTTCGGAACAGGCACACCGAGCGCACTTCGAAAAGAACGCGAGAGGTTCTGGCTGGCTGGAACGGGTCGAGGGGCTGATGACCGAACCGTTCGAACCGCCGCACGAGAGCGGCTTCGTGCGTCGGTAG